In Micromonospora sp. NBC_01813, the following are encoded in one genomic region:
- a CDS encoding SGNH/GDSL hydrolase family protein, which yields MSPRNVAVRVGQVTAAAVVASAVGSAAILVSEVLLARNRRYAQPELGLAVRAALGPAGGAPVRLVLLGDSIALGVGVDRVADTVGGQLARLLAEHDGGNAAGARRRVLLSSVGVAGSRSSDLATQVARALLGERPDVAVILIGTNDATALRRPGESAVHLAAAVRRLRSAGTEVVVGTCPDLGAARAIAPPLRQIAGLLGRRTARAQARAGRDAGARVIDLASETGAVFRADPGTYCYDGYHPSADGYRIWAHALLPAVLGAATAASRN from the coding sequence GTGAGCCCGAGAAACGTCGCCGTACGGGTCGGTCAGGTCACCGCCGCCGCGGTGGTCGCCAGTGCCGTCGGCAGCGCGGCGATCCTGGTCAGCGAGGTGCTGCTGGCTCGTAACCGCCGCTATGCCCAGCCCGAGCTGGGGTTGGCGGTGCGGGCGGCGCTCGGCCCGGCCGGCGGTGCGCCGGTGCGGCTGGTGCTGCTCGGTGACTCGATCGCCCTCGGCGTCGGGGTGGACCGGGTGGCGGACACCGTCGGCGGGCAACTGGCCCGGCTGCTCGCCGAACATGACGGCGGCAACGCGGCCGGCGCACGGCGACGGGTGCTGCTGTCCAGCGTCGGTGTGGCCGGGTCCAGGTCCAGCGATCTGGCCACCCAGGTCGCACGGGCACTGCTCGGGGAACGTCCGGATGTCGCCGTCATCCTGATCGGCACCAACGACGCGACCGCGCTACGCCGGCCGGGCGAGTCGGCGGTCCACCTGGCGGCGGCGGTACGCCGGCTGCGCAGCGCCGGCACGGAGGTGGTGGTCGGCACCTGCCCGGATCTGGGCGCGGCGCGGGCGATCGCGCCGCCGCTGCGGCAGATCGCCGGGCTGCTCGGTCGGCGCACCGCTCGGGCCCAGGCCCGGGCCGGTCGGGACGCGGGTGCCCGGGTGATCGATCTGGCCAGCGAGACGGGGGCGGTGTTCCGCGCGGATCCCGGCACCTACTGTTACGACGGTTACCATCCGTCTGCCGACGGCTACCGCATCTGGGCGCATGCCCTGCTGCCGGCCGTGCTCGGGGCGGCGACGGCGGCCTCCCGCAACTGA
- a CDS encoding Bax inhibitor-1/YccA family protein, with translation MKTSNPVLARLGQAAERERAAGYAPAGPYGQPGHGQPYPTAAGYPAAPPTVAPMTIDDVVVKTVTLLGITGLSAAAAWVLVPDSLLGITMIGSAIVGLVLGLIISFSRMANPALIVAYAVIEGVFVGLVSKFFQVVAGYQGIVLQAVVATFGVFFLMAGLYKLKVIRATPKFTRGLIAAMAGVFAVMMINLVLALFGVDTGLRSGGPIAIIFSLICIVIASLSFVLSFHEVEEGVRLGLPQRYSWVAAFGILVSLIWLYIEILRLLSFFQGDD, from the coding sequence GTGAAGACATCCAACCCGGTTCTGGCCCGGCTAGGCCAGGCGGCCGAGCGGGAGCGGGCGGCCGGGTACGCCCCTGCCGGTCCGTACGGGCAGCCCGGCCACGGGCAGCCATACCCGACGGCAGCCGGCTACCCGGCCGCGCCGCCTACCGTAGCGCCGATGACGATCGACGACGTCGTCGTCAAGACCGTCACGCTGCTCGGCATCACCGGTCTGTCGGCGGCGGCGGCCTGGGTCCTGGTGCCTGACTCGCTGCTCGGTATCACCATGATCGGCTCGGCGATCGTCGGACTGGTCCTCGGCCTGATCATCTCGTTCTCCCGGATGGCGAACCCCGCCCTGATCGTCGCCTACGCCGTCATCGAGGGTGTCTTCGTCGGTCTGGTGAGCAAGTTCTTCCAGGTGGTCGCCGGCTACCAGGGCATCGTCCTACAGGCGGTGGTCGCCACCTTCGGCGTGTTCTTCCTGATGGCGGGGCTGTACAAACTCAAGGTCATCCGGGCCACCCCGAAGTTCACCCGCGGCCTCATCGCCGCGATGGCCGGCGTCTTCGCCGTCATGATGATCAACCTGGTGCTGGCGCTGTTCGGGGTCGACACCGGCCTGCGCAGTGGCGGTCCGATCGCGATCATCTTCAGCCTGATCTGCATCGTGATCGCTTCGCTGAGCTTCGTGCTCAGCTTCCACGAGGTCGAGGAAGGCGTCAGGCTCGGGCTGCCGCAGCGGTACTCCTGGGTCGCCGCGTTCGGCATCCTGGTCAGCCTGATCTGGCTCTACATCGAGATCCTGCGGTTGCTCAGCTTCTTCCAGGGCGACGACTGA